One window of the Silurus meridionalis isolate SWU-2019-XX chromosome 24, ASM1480568v1, whole genome shotgun sequence genome contains the following:
- the ppp3r1b gene encoding calcineurin subunit B type 1b isoform X2 has protein sequence MAAATRQEAVDADEIKRLGKRFKKLDLDNSGSLSVEEFMSLPELQQNPLVQRVIDIFDTDGNGEVDFKEFIEGVSQFSVKGDKEQKLRFAFRIYDMDKDGYISNGELFQVLKMMVGNNLKDTQLQQIVDKTIINADKDGDGRISFEEFCAVVGGLDIHKKMVVDV, from the exons ATGGCTGCTGCTACCAGGCAGGAAGCAG tCGACGCTGATGAGATTAAGAGACTAGGCAAGAGGTTTAAGAAACTCGACCTGGATAACTCGGGATCTCTGAGTGTGGAAGAGTTCATGTCCTTGCCCGAGCTCCAGCAGAACCCTCTGGTTCAACGAGTCATCGACATATTCGACACGGACGGCAACGGCGAGGTCGACTTCAAAG AGTTCATCGAGGGCGTGTCTCAGTTCAGCGTCAAAGGTGACAAGGAGCAGAAACTGCGCT TTGCGTTCCGGATCTATGACATGGACAAGGACGGTTACATATCCAATGGCGAGCTTTTCCAGGTGCTCAAGATGATGGTGGGAAACAACCTGAAAGACACGCAGCTGCAGCAGATCGTCGACAAGACCATCATCAACGCCGACAAGGACGGAGACGGCAGGATATCCTTCGAGGAGTTCTGCGCG GTGGTCGGCGGTTTAGACATTCACAAAAAGATGGTGGTGGACGTGTGA
- the ppp3r1b gene encoding calcineurin subunit B type 1b isoform X1, whose translation MGNEASYPLEMCSHFDADEIKRLGKRFKKLDLDNSGSLSVEEFMSLPELQQNPLVQRVIDIFDTDGNGEVDFKEFIEGVSQFSVKGDKEQKLRFAFRIYDMDKDGYISNGELFQVLKMMVGNNLKDTQLQQIVDKTIINADKDGDGRISFEEFCAVVGGLDIHKKMVVDV comes from the exons ATG GGAAATGAAGCAAGTTACCCCTTGGAGATGTGCTCGCACT tCGACGCTGATGAGATTAAGAGACTAGGCAAGAGGTTTAAGAAACTCGACCTGGATAACTCGGGATCTCTGAGTGTGGAAGAGTTCATGTCCTTGCCCGAGCTCCAGCAGAACCCTCTGGTTCAACGAGTCATCGACATATTCGACACGGACGGCAACGGCGAGGTCGACTTCAAAG AGTTCATCGAGGGCGTGTCTCAGTTCAGCGTCAAAGGTGACAAGGAGCAGAAACTGCGCT TTGCGTTCCGGATCTATGACATGGACAAGGACGGTTACATATCCAATGGCGAGCTTTTCCAGGTGCTCAAGATGATGGTGGGAAACAACCTGAAAGACACGCAGCTGCAGCAGATCGTCGACAAGACCATCATCAACGCCGACAAGGACGGAGACGGCAGGATATCCTTCGAGGAGTTCTGCGCG GTGGTCGGCGGTTTAGACATTCACAAAAAGATGGTGGTGGACGTGTGA
- the cnrip1a gene encoding CB1 cannabinoid receptor-interacting protein 1a, which produces MADVPALINICVSLKMEPNDGPVFFKADGSRFGQTRTIKLLTGSKYKIEVVIKPGSVEPVTMGIGGKSFDLEQQSKDEESAKYHGFYDTEGVPHTKSGDRQPVQASIQFKEAGVFETVWQVKYYNYYKREHCQFGNKFSCIEYEVKPNETRSLMWINKELFQ; this is translated from the exons atGGCCGACGTTCCAGCGTTGATTAACATCTGCGTGTCGTTGAAGATGGAGCCGAACGACGGCCCGGTGTTCTTTAAAGCGGACGGGTCGCGGTTCGGACAGACGCGAACCATCAAACTGCTGACGGGCTCCAAATATAAGATCGAGGTGGTGATCAAACCGGGGAGCGTCGAGCCCGT CACTATGGGGATCGGCGGAAAAAGCTTTGATCTGGAGCAGCAGTCCAAAGATGAAGAGTCGGCAAAATACCATGGGTTTTATGACACTGAAGGTGTTCCTCACACCAAAAGTGGAGATAGACAACCTGTCCAGGCCTCCATACAG TTCAAGGAGGCCGGCGTCTTCGAGACGGTGTGGCAGGTGAagtactacaactactacaagcGTGAGCACTGCCAGTTCGGCAACAAGTTCAGCTGCATCGAGTACGAAGTGAAACCCAACGAGACGCGCAGCCTGATGTGGATCAACAAGGAGCTCTTCCAGTAA